A window from Candidatus Zixiibacteriota bacterium encodes these proteins:
- a CDS encoding helix-hairpin-helix domain-containing protein yields MGRLADFFQFSTAQLRFLIVLSATALVMTLYLLIRSLASPTPEALAMPVFLGDEDTEYTGVFVLDPNTAPVDSLELLPGIGRVLADRIVEYRQKHRFVRTVDLTEVKGIGPRLLEQLRPYIRISNP; encoded by the coding sequence ATGGGCAGGCTGGCGGATTTCTTTCAATTCTCGACCGCGCAATTGCGCTTTCTGATCGTACTGTCCGCGACCGCACTGGTGATGACGCTCTACCTGCTGATCCGAAGCCTCGCCAGCCCCACACCCGAGGCCCTGGCCATGCCCGTATTTCTTGGCGACGAGGACACCGAGTACACCGGCGTATTCGTTCTCGATCCCAACACCGCGCCGGTCGATTCTCTCGAACTGCTGCCGGGAATCGGGAGGGTGTTGGCCGATCGCATTGTCGAATATCGCCAGAAACATCGTTTCGTGCGTACGGTTGATCTTACCGAAGTCAAAGGCATCGGACCACGCCTTCTCGAACAGCTGCGCCCTTATATTCGCATCAGTAATCCATGA
- the lysS gene encoding lysine--tRNA ligase, with amino-acid sequence MSEEKEETPPVEEIQIPLTDLVRIRRSKARELIAAGINPYPYRYANLRYISDILRDFEKFTAEAAVVRIAGRVMLNRKMGKVFFAHVQDSSDRLQIYVRRDDVGEDAFKLFDQIDLGDIIGCEGTLFVTKTGERTLRVASVEILTKALHPLPDKHSGLTDKETRYRRRYADLIVNPEVRENFRKRSRIIQVIRDFLNGEGFLEVETPILQPLYGGASARPFKTHHYRLDIPMYLRIADELYLKRLIVGGYDKVWEFCKDFRNEGLDRLHNPEFSMIELYWAFADYRDMAALFEKLLRHTVKAINGSYKLSYGGREIDFEPEFSWVTMIGAIKDRTGVDFADLDFAAARAAARKLGVEGDELINRGKVIAAVFEAKVEPTLIQPTFVADFPVEISPLAKKHRSDDRLTERFELFVAAQEMGNAFSELNDPIDQMQRFLQQGKALAAGDEEAQPLDDDFITALAYGMPPTAGLGFGIDRLVMLLTDAHSIRDVIFFPQMKDLREGSVLVSHILAQLLEEEQLSD; translated from the coding sequence ATGAGCGAAGAGAAAGAAGAAACGCCACCAGTCGAGGAAATCCAAATTCCGCTGACCGACCTGGTGCGGATTCGGCGCTCCAAAGCGCGCGAGTTGATCGCCGCCGGCATTAACCCGTATCCGTACCGCTATGCCAACCTACGCTACATAAGCGATATTCTTCGCGATTTCGAGAAGTTCACGGCTGAGGCGGCCGTTGTCAGAATTGCCGGGCGAGTCATGCTAAACCGGAAAATGGGTAAGGTGTTTTTCGCCCACGTGCAGGACAGCAGCGACCGGCTCCAGATTTATGTCCGGCGCGATGATGTCGGCGAGGACGCTTTCAAGTTGTTTGACCAGATCGATCTCGGCGATATCATCGGGTGCGAAGGCACACTATTTGTCACCAAGACCGGTGAACGCACCCTGAGAGTGGCCTCGGTTGAAATCTTGACCAAGGCGCTCCATCCGCTGCCCGACAAGCACTCCGGCCTGACTGACAAAGAGACGCGGTATCGCCGCCGTTATGCCGACCTGATAGTCAATCCGGAGGTGCGAGAGAACTTTCGGAAACGGTCACGCATCATCCAGGTCATTCGCGACTTTCTGAACGGCGAGGGATTTCTCGAAGTCGAGACGCCGATCTTGCAGCCGCTTTACGGGGGCGCCAGCGCCCGGCCGTTCAAGACCCATCACTATCGGCTTGATATTCCAATGTACCTGCGTATAGCCGATGAGCTTTATCTGAAGCGTCTTATTGTCGGCGGATATGACAAAGTATGGGAATTCTGCAAGGACTTCCGCAACGAGGGGCTGGACAGGCTGCACAACCCGGAATTCTCGATGATCGAGCTGTACTGGGCGTTCGCCGACTATCGCGACATGGCGGCGTTGTTCGAGAAGCTCCTGCGCCACACGGTGAAGGCTATCAACGGATCGTACAAGCTGTCCTACGGCGGCCGGGAAATCGATTTCGAGCCGGAGTTTAGTTGGGTGACGATGATTGGCGCGATCAAGGACCGCACCGGAGTAGATTTTGCCGATCTCGACTTCGCGGCGGCCAGGGCGGCGGCGAGGAAGCTCGGTGTCGAGGGCGACGAACTGATCAACCGAGGGAAGGTGATCGCGGCGGTTTTCGAGGCGAAGGTGGAGCCGACCCTGATTCAACCGACATTCGTGGCCGATTTCCCGGTGGAGATCTCTCCCCTGGCCAAGAAGCACCGCTCCGATGACCGCCTCACCGAAAGATTCGAGCTGTTTGTCGCGGCGCAGGAGATGGGTAATGCCTTTTCCGAGTTGAACGATCCGATAGACCAGATGCAGCGCTTTTTGCAGCAGGGTAAGGCGCTGGCGGCGGGCGACGAGGAGGCGCAGCCGTTAGACGACGATTTCATCACCGCCCTCGCCTACGGCATGCCGCCGACCGCCGGGCTCGGTTTTGGAATTGATCGGCTGGTCATGCTGCTGACCGATGCGCACTCGATTCGCGATGTCATTTTCTTCCCCCAAATGAAGGATTTGCGCGAGGGTTCGGTGCTGGTATCTCACATCCTGGCGCAGCTTTTGGAAGAAGAACAACTGTCTGATTGA
- the coaD gene encoding pantetheine-phosphate adenylyltransferase, with translation MSDHRDARRGLYPGTFDPVTNGHLSLIERACHIFDEVIVALAVNVGKEPLFTLPERLDLMRQSVSPMPSAAQIRVVSFDGLLADFVREQKATAIIRGLRAVSDFEYEFQMALMNRKLAREAETVFLMPALSWVYLSSSIVKDVAANRGDVSGLVPDPVAAALLKKFPRK, from the coding sequence ATGAGTGACCACAGAGACGCCCGCCGCGGCCTTTACCCCGGCACCTTTGATCCGGTTACCAATGGCCATCTGTCGCTTATCGAGCGGGCCTGTCACATATTCGACGAGGTAATCGTGGCGCTGGCGGTAAATGTGGGTAAAGAGCCTCTGTTCACGTTGCCGGAAAGACTCGATCTGATGCGCCAGTCGGTGTCGCCTATGCCGAGCGCAGCACAGATCCGTGTCGTGTCATTCGACGGCCTCTTGGCGGATTTTGTGCGGGAGCAGAAAGCTACCGCGATTATCCGCGGCCTGCGCGCGGTGTCCGATTTCGAGTACGAGTTCCAAATGGCGCTGATGAATCGCAAGCTGGCCCGGGAGGCCGAGACGGTCTTCCTGATGCCCGCGCTGTCATGGGTCTACCTGTCATCATCGATTGTCAAGGATGTGGCCGCCAATCGCGGTGATGTCAGCGGCCTGGTTCCGGACCCGGTGGCCGCGGCCCTGCTGAAGAAATTCCCCCGAAAGTAG
- a CDS encoding DUF4234 domain-containing protein, translating to MNYAHSFIKYRNMWGQVGLMIITLGLYAVYWFYQTAVELARLADDRRAEPGLWTLLLFIPFAGLYSYYKYGELYEAVSRDHMNRWIVWFLWVFFCPAVWLIIQSDLNRRALAPPAAQPA from the coding sequence ATGAATTACGCACATTCGTTTATCAAGTATCGCAACATGTGGGGGCAGGTTGGGCTGATGATAATCACTCTCGGCCTGTATGCGGTCTACTGGTTTTACCAGACCGCGGTCGAACTGGCTCGGCTGGCCGACGACCGTCGGGCGGAACCGGGGCTCTGGACGCTCCTGCTGTTTATCCCGTTTGCGGGGCTGTACTCCTATTACAAGTATGGCGAGCTCTACGAAGCGGTCAGCCGCGACCACATGAATCGCTGGATTGTCTGGTTTCTGTGGGTGTTCTTCTGCCCGGCAGTGTGGCTAATTATCCAGTCCGATCTTAATCGCCGCGCCCTCGCCCCACCTGCTGCCCAGCCAGCCTAA
- a CDS encoding PDZ domain-containing protein, whose translation MSILLVMTLVSSVVAQEAAKDTAAARLRQVQYDLPVPEVRFNNRSFMFQSEIYPEFYKTHSVLQDLRWVRENDSALAWFWEVKGDSILWLLTQFSGLDWVEDRFDLYVLRYYPSFGGSEPFVIPVGGMRRGEMAIAAPQGAVQEFNLIYHLAHRMLAQAEKADDPLYRSMAAHPLMQPGPYRRDNLAMLLALVTSQTIIGLDSTFEAYQSEFWRSQSLGREIFEKYLLTQWVLVFDHPLVQWLLDESPLSALVEATRAPASSAEGSMGDGQGSVEGIPIKGQLGFAVSIGDNNRLTVNKIDTTRLGYACGLREGDIIRAVDGKRPRNHRQLVEFLLVGLDRGGATLSLLRNEVDLTLVVRPGKFASDKEDAYRRFQNVEDTLIIESTPPDTGRTVPPPRH comes from the coding sequence GTGTCCATCCTCCTCGTGATGACCCTCGTGTCGTCGGTAGTCGCACAAGAGGCGGCCAAAGATACCGCCGCTGCGCGACTGCGTCAGGTGCAATATGATCTGCCGGTTCCGGAAGTCCGGTTCAACAACCGGTCGTTCATGTTTCAGTCTGAAATCTACCCCGAATTCTATAAGACCCACTCGGTCTTGCAGGATCTTCGTTGGGTGCGGGAAAACGATTCGGCGCTCGCCTGGTTCTGGGAAGTCAAGGGGGACAGCATCCTGTGGCTCCTGACCCAGTTCTCGGGACTCGATTGGGTGGAGGATCGTTTCGACCTTTACGTTCTGCGATATTACCCGTCGTTCGGCGGCTCCGAGCCGTTCGTAATTCCGGTCGGCGGGATGCGGCGCGGTGAGATGGCAATTGCCGCACCGCAGGGGGCTGTTCAAGAGTTCAACCTTATATACCACCTGGCGCACCGGATGCTCGCCCAGGCGGAGAAGGCGGACGACCCGTTGTATCGCTCGATGGCGGCCCATCCGCTCATGCAGCCGGGCCCATACCGCCGCGACAACCTTGCCATGCTGCTCGCGCTGGTGACATCGCAGACGATCATCGGGCTTGATTCCACATTCGAAGCGTACCAGTCGGAGTTCTGGAGGAGTCAGAGTCTCGGGCGCGAAATATTCGAGAAATACCTGCTCACGCAGTGGGTGCTGGTCTTCGACCATCCGCTGGTTCAGTGGCTGCTCGACGAGTCACCGCTTTCAGCTCTGGTCGAAGCCACGCGGGCGCCTGCGAGCTCCGCCGAGGGATCGATGGGGGACGGCCAGGGGAGTGTCGAGGGTATTCCGATCAAAGGGCAGCTTGGATTCGCCGTAAGTATCGGTGACAATAATCGGCTGACGGTGAACAAAATCGACACCACCCGTCTGGGGTACGCCTGCGGATTACGCGAGGGGGACATTATCCGCGCGGTCGACGGCAAGCGGCCGCGGAATCATCGGCAGTTGGTCGAGTTTCTGCTAGTGGGACTGGACCGCGGAGGTGCCACGTTGTCTTTGCTGCGCAACGAAGTAGATCTAACCTTGGTTGTCCGCCCCGGCAAGTTTGCGTCGGACAAAGAGGACGCTTATCGGCGGTTTCAGAACGTCGAGGACACTTTGATTATCGAATCAACCCCGCCCGACACCGGCCGGACCGTTCCGCCGCCGCGACACTGA
- a CDS encoding GNAT family N-acetyltransferase has translation MSEVRVLKDEEFPEMIRICAEAYPSMGMVTPEDKRQWEQKFRSSRRDPTWTPYGLFRGGQLVGVWRNFDFTLNVRGNLISAGGLGMVAVHLAHKKEHVAREIVETFLAHYYERGDAMTTLWPFRIDFYHKMGFGLGGRRYQYRVRPESLPKGRGKEHVRFLGEADIPALNECYNRIVEKQTGMILHNEGRWHNRFEFWEKLRSVGCEIDGRLEGYLIYSFKTPDNPVSFMDAELVVNELIYHTPKALSELLAFLRSQLDQVSLITLEVSEDEFYFLMSNPTIASGDRMAPTYHESHVAGLGIMYRVMDLKRLFDGLRQPSFADDQITIEIDLSDTFLPQNDGPRVVRFENGVGKLIDRSAADVKVSLDVAEFSSLLMGAVGFRNLHTYSLARISDLGFIDRIDRLFAYSQRPSCVTAF, from the coding sequence GTGTCAGAAGTCCGTGTTCTCAAAGACGAAGAATTTCCCGAAATGATCCGCATCTGCGCCGAGGCCTACCCTTCTATGGGTATGGTCACCCCGGAGGACAAGCGGCAGTGGGAACAGAAGTTCAGATCCTCTCGGCGCGACCCGACCTGGACACCATACGGCCTTTTCCGCGGCGGCCAACTGGTCGGAGTTTGGCGGAATTTTGATTTTACACTGAACGTACGCGGCAATCTCATCTCCGCCGGCGGGCTTGGCATGGTGGCGGTGCATCTCGCCCACAAAAAGGAACATGTCGCCAGGGAGATTGTCGAGACATTTCTGGCGCATTATTACGAACGCGGCGATGCCATGACCACGCTCTGGCCGTTTCGCATCGACTTCTACCACAAGATGGGTTTCGGTCTCGGGGGGCGGCGATATCAATACCGGGTGCGGCCCGAAAGCCTGCCCAAAGGGCGGGGCAAGGAGCACGTAAGATTTCTCGGTGAAGCGGACATTCCTGCTTTGAACGAGTGCTACAACCGTATAGTCGAAAAGCAGACCGGGATGATTCTTCACAACGAGGGCCGCTGGCACAACCGGTTCGAGTTCTGGGAGAAACTACGCAGCGTCGGTTGCGAGATCGACGGCAGACTGGAAGGTTATCTGATTTACTCCTTCAAGACCCCCGACAATCCGGTCAGCTTCATGGATGCCGAACTTGTCGTCAACGAACTCATCTACCACACCCCAAAGGCGCTATCTGAGCTCCTGGCTTTTCTCCGTTCACAATTGGATCAGGTGTCGTTGATTACGCTCGAAGTGTCCGAGGACGAGTTCTATTTCCTGATGTCGAATCCGACAATTGCCTCCGGCGATAGAATGGCGCCAACGTATCACGAGAGCCATGTCGCCGGCCTCGGTATCATGTACCGGGTCATGGATCTCAAGCGGCTGTTTGATGGGCTGAGGCAGCCGTCATTTGCGGACGATCAGATCACCATAGAGATCGACCTGAGCGATACCTTCCTGCCCCAAAACGATGGTCCTCGGGTGGTGCGTTTCGAGAACGGAGTGGGTAAACTGATTGACCGTTCGGCTGCCGACGTGAAAGTCAGCCTCGATGTGGCGGAGTTTTCGTCGCTGCTGATGGGGGCGGTCGGATTCCGCAATCTGCACACCTACAGCCTGGCCCGGATATCTGATCTGGGGTTTATCGACCGAATCGACAGGTTGTTTGCTTACTCTCAACGGCCGTCCTGCGTGACGGCGTTCTAG
- a CDS encoding CoA-binding protein gives MSATAYKPPMNLFDDIRTIAVAGVSRRKNKFGSVALRELTKRGYEVYPVHPALDSTDGIRCFHSLADLPVLPDMVLVTLKPGGAVDIVDQAATLGIRKVWFQQGADFSEAISRARDAGMEIVSRRCVLMYAGPLTGIHRVHRFFSRLLGQY, from the coding sequence ATGTCCGCCACAGCCTACAAACCCCCAATGAACCTGTTCGATGACATCCGCACCATTGCCGTGGCGGGTGTCTCGCGCCGAAAAAACAAGTTTGGCTCGGTCGCACTTCGAGAACTGACGAAGCGCGGCTATGAAGTCTATCCCGTGCACCCAGCGCTCGACTCGACAGATGGCATCAGATGTTTCCATTCGCTGGCCGATCTCCCCGTGTTGCCGGACATGGTCTTGGTGACGCTCAAACCGGGTGGGGCAGTCGATATAGTGGACCAGGCGGCTACGCTGGGGATTCGCAAGGTCTGGTTCCAGCAGGGGGCGGATTTCAGCGAGGCCATCTCCCGGGCCAGAGACGCCGGAATGGAGATTGTCAGCCGACGCTGCGTCCTTATGTACGCCGGGCCGTTGACCGGCATTCATCGGGTTCATCGCTTTTTCAGCAGGCTGTTGGGGCAGTACTGA
- a CDS encoding DUF4430 domain-containing protein, producing MRAPIMHSVSRLIPVISILTFLAIITGCGRGQQAENRLSDTAASAQPAPQDSLVIDLVGIDSTTVLDLLLAKHRVDYRVTAGGAFVVAIGDAKNSAEYFWLYSVNDTMARVACDQYLTRTNDRVRWHYRKVGI from the coding sequence GTGAGAGCGCCGATCATGCACTCGGTCAGTAGGTTGATTCCGGTCATTTCCATCCTGACTTTCCTCGCCATAATCACCGGCTGCGGCCGGGGTCAGCAGGCCGAGAATCGCCTGTCTGACACCGCCGCTTCGGCCCAACCAGCGCCGCAGGACAGTCTCGTGATCGATCTGGTCGGTATCGACTCAACCACAGTACTTGACCTGCTTTTGGCAAAGCACCGGGTCGATTACCGTGTCACCGCCGGCGGGGCGTTCGTGGTGGCGATCGGCGACGCCAAAAACAGCGCCGAATACTTCTGGCTCTATTCGGTCAATGACACGATGGCACGGGTTGCCTGCGACCAGTATCTCACGCGGACCAACGACCGCGTACGCTGGCATTACCGCAAGGTCGGGATATGA
- the lptC gene encoding LPS export ABC transporter periplasmic protein LptC translates to MVRIDLITLILATSLWWGCGRKTVSQVDQTAADSTLRPDSEVSGATILLYDRDLVTAEIRSHLMRRFEAVDSTVGYVLDIDFFDSAGHKTSNLIADSGVIREKNDRLEVFGKVVVITEDSARLDTKFLRWNPERHKIESDAFVKFTRRSDVMTGWGMEADPDLGRLKILSQVSGSVTEVSDSTGQ, encoded by the coding sequence ATGGTTAGAATCGACCTCATTACGCTCATTCTGGCAACCTCACTTTGGTGGGGGTGCGGACGGAAAACTGTCTCGCAGGTGGACCAGACCGCCGCCGATTCGACCTTGCGCCCCGACTCCGAAGTCTCGGGGGCCACGATCCTTCTGTACGACCGCGACCTGGTGACGGCGGAAATCCGGTCCCACCTGATGCGACGGTTCGAGGCGGTCGACTCGACTGTCGGCTACGTCCTGGACATAGACTTTTTCGATTCGGCCGGCCACAAGACATCCAATCTGATCGCCGATTCGGGGGTCATTCGTGAGAAGAACGACCGCCTGGAGGTATTCGGGAAGGTGGTCGTCATCACCGAGGATTCAGCCCGCCTTGATACCAAGTTCCTGCGCTGGAACCCCGAAAGGCACAAGATCGAGTCGGACGCCTTTGTCAAGTTCACTCGTCGCTCCGATGTCATGACCGGTTGGGGGATGGAGGCCGATCCTGATCTGGGGCGGCTCAAGATCCTAAGCCAGGTTTCTGGCTCGGTGACCGAGGTTTCTGACTCCACCGGACAGTGA
- a CDS encoding lysophospholipid acyltransferase family protein: MNVLKSTKRTAVYFLVRLLSRLLNRLPRRSAITLGGWLGLAAWGLAPRDQHRAVRHLTLVYGGQLTHRQKLQIGRDFFVNSGRNMADVLRFRRHFGTELRALVQVEGLEYFDIAYRRGKGVIGVTGHIGNFELLAAYIASLGYEVAVIGRELYDPRLDRLLSANREAVGLVNIATTESPKIILGWLRQGRALGVLIDTDSHRVRGQFVPAFGRWSYTPVGQSVLGLRTGAAFVPMACVRTPDNRYRLIIQPPVEIKPSGDFEADVYNMTLKCTQALEEFIRAYPDQWPWQHNRWRTRKIPAA, translated from the coding sequence GTGAATGTCCTGAAGTCCACAAAACGCACGGCCGTCTATTTTCTTGTCAGGCTGTTGTCCCGTCTGTTGAATCGCCTGCCGAGACGGAGCGCGATCACCCTCGGCGGATGGCTTGGACTGGCCGCGTGGGGGCTGGCCCCGCGAGATCAACACCGGGCGGTACGACACCTCACACTGGTCTACGGTGGACAATTGACACACCGGCAGAAGCTGCAGATCGGCAGGGATTTCTTTGTCAACAGCGGCAGGAACATGGCCGACGTGCTCCGTTTTAGGAGGCACTTTGGGACCGAGCTCAGAGCTTTGGTGCAGGTCGAGGGGCTGGAGTATTTCGACATCGCCTATCGCCGCGGCAAGGGTGTGATCGGGGTAACCGGGCATATCGGCAACTTTGAACTGCTGGCAGCCTATATCGCGAGCCTCGGCTACGAAGTCGCGGTCATAGGACGCGAGCTGTACGATCCGCGGCTGGATCGCCTCTTGAGCGCCAATCGCGAGGCGGTGGGACTGGTTAATATCGCCACCACCGAGTCGCCCAAGATCATACTCGGATGGCTCAGGCAGGGAAGAGCGCTGGGTGTTTTGATTGACACCGATTCTCACCGGGTGCGCGGCCAGTTTGTCCCCGCGTTCGGGCGGTGGTCGTACACGCCGGTGGGCCAGAGTGTGCTCGGGCTTCGAACCGGGGCGGCGTTCGTACCGATGGCCTGCGTGAGGACCCCCGATAATCGTTACCGGCTCATTATTCAACCGCCGGTTGAAATCAAACCGAGCGGTGACTTCGAGGCCGATGTTTACAACATGACGTTGAAGTGCACGCAGGCGCTCGAAGAGTTTATCCGGGCGTACCCAGACCAGTGGCCGTGGCAGCACAACCGCTGGCGAACCAGGAAGATTCCAGCCGCTTGA